ttccatattgaatattttctCAATTCTTTAGTGTATAGTGCGTTTGCTGTATATTTCGTTAACCAGACATCGTCATTCTAAGTCAACTCCCACTACCTACTAATTGCAGggcattttaaaaaaacttgaaTTTTCAAGGTATCCCTCAATCATATAGGGTAATAcatattatttttcgttGATTAAGTGCATTTTATTGACGTGAAGCTTTTAAAGCCCTTGGCGTTGAggattttgtaaatattataCTAGACTCTAACACCACAATGTCCAACGTTACTGAAAATAAACATGACTTACACGAAAACGGGGTACCAGATTCTGCTCAGCCAATGGAATTGGATGTTTCTAAAAAGGAGGACACTGAACCAGAAGTCAGAGACGAGGCCAAAGAATTTTTGTTGAGCCAGTTACCACAAGTAGAAGTCCCTGAGTGGGCGCAATGGTTTGATTTCTCTAAAGTTCAcgaaattgagaaaaaacaaaacccTGAGTTCTTTGATGGAAAAAATACGTCGAAAACACCAGAGGTATATAAGGAATACCGAGATTTTATGATTAGTACTTTTCGATTGAACTCCAAAGTTTATTTGACTTTCACGGCTTGCCGAAGGAATTTGGCTGGTGATGTATGTGCTGTCTTGCGTGTCCATAGATTTCTAGAGCAATGGGGATTAATCAACTATAACGTTAACCCCGATACTCGGCCTTCGAAAATAGGTCCCCCTTCCACAAGTCATTTCCAAATCCTTGCTGATACTCCTCGTGGATTGGTACCACTTCTTCCACCTCcctcttcttcaattcCTCGTTCCAAAGCTGTTACCATTGAAGATCCTTCGATTGTCCGaacaaatatttatgaTCCCTCTCTCGACGATGTCTTAAAAGGTAAGGGTTCAACTCCGAATCAAAAACCAAGCCTTTCGAACCTTCATGAAAACAACATTGATCAGTCAGATTCTCCACAGCATTGTTACTGTTGCggtaataaatttaatgaaagtTACTACCAATCTCAAACGGCCCAAAAATATAACGTTTGTATAAGTTGCTACCAACAAAATCGGTTTCCTTCACCGACCACAATTGCTGATTATAAGGAGGTCGcaatacaaaataaaattgaagatgATGATACATGGACTGCACAAGAACTTGTTCTTTTGTCAGAGGGAGTGGAAATGTATAGTGACGACTGGGCAAAGGTTGCTTCTCATGTGAACACAAAAAGTGTTGAAGAGtgtattttgaaattcctTAATCTTCCTTCTTCCGACAAagctttatttaaaatggACAAAGTGCATACCAATCCTGTGGTTGATTCTTTGCAGGGGAAGAACCCTATTTTATCCGTAGTCTCTTTCTTAGCCAAAATGGTACCACCTTCTTCTTTCACACAGAAAAGCAGCGCAAAAGAGGAGGAGTCGGATAAAGTTAAAGGTGAATCGGTTTATCCCAAACCAGAGTCAGAAAGTTATGATGTCGAGATGAATGGTAAATCATTGGAGGACTCTGATAGTCTATCAGAGTTATATCTAActaatgaagaaaagaaaatggcTTCTATTATAAAGGATTCTGTTAACGTGCAAATTAAGCTAATTGAATCCAAGTTATCTCATTTTGATTATCTTGATCAGCACATTCGTCTTAAATCCCAAGAATTAGATGCCTTTGCACAGGCAACTTATAGGGAAAAATTGTATATGAAACGAGAGTGTCAAAATGCCcgcaaaaaaatagagcAACAACTACAATCGAAGGATACTGCCGCAAATGGTCTACCAGTTCAAAGCTCCGCTGAAACTTCTGTTATCCCAGCTTCTTCTATGAGTCCTTCTTAATAATCTCAACTAATATGCTTATCggataaaaatttattaggcttttatttaaatgaattttttttttatcttatCTTAATGTCTTTGACATATCTAGTTTACTCAACTTTTGCGGCCCAAGTTCGGGCTATTCAGCTTGATCTCTTAACATTCGGCTGATTGATAGATTGACTAGAGAGCTATAGCATTCTAAGGGCAACAATTTTAACGTACTAGTATATACCAGTTgttatcaaattttgaaagtaaGGTCAGCTCAAACGTTGTGTAAATCCTTTGTGTCGTATGTTAAATTATGCAACAAATGAAAGAACtgagagaaaagaaagaagggACTAACTAATGGTTTATGTGAAACTCTATgaaagtaaatgaaaagaaataaagaatgaagACAAAATGCCGCTTAATATGGATTTCGCAATCCTTACATTAAAATGAAGTTTTTCAACATCCGTCCATGAGTGAGTTTTTGGGGCGAACATATCCTGCTTCTGACCAACTGGTTGCATTATAATTTAGGTAGGCTTTAGGATGGTTCGCAATATATTCAGTAGTAGGGAAACCTTCAGGATCACAACCAAGCACGCTACTGGAATCAGAAGAGTCTTGATAAATTCTGACATAATCCACATACATTGTTTGAGGAAACGTTAATTCGTaccaataaaaataaatccaagTAGGAGAAATACCAAAGTTAAGGACGACGATCATGGGTTCTTCACTAACAGGTCGAGAAGCTATGTTTCCGTTTTGGCCCACAGCTGGTTGACGCATTGTCCATGTATACTCATCACCAACAAACCAAGAAATAAGCGCATCCGGACCACTTCCAGGTTTATAATCAAAACCATACTTTTGATAAGCATTACCGCTAAGCCaagaattatttaattgaCTAGCACAAGACAAAGCCTGCTGATAAACACCACCGGCCCAACCGTTCATTGCTGAAACACTTTGATTGTAGATGGTAACGAAATCGTAATTGGGATACATATAGAGGTCGAAAGGAGCATATTGTGCTGATTGAGAAACGACAGGCATGGTTTCCAAGTAAATAGATCCATTGTAAGGAATACCACTGCCGAATGTACCTTCCAAGGCATCAATTTCAGGTCCTCCACGACCTGTACCAACATTGGGATGATCTTCACCCTTACAAACACATTGGTTTAAGCGTTGTCCACCCAAATATGAAATGCCACTAGGATCCGACTGATTAGGAGTAATTCCGGCATCACATGAATTATAAGAATAAGGCCAGACGCCATCAGATGTTGCAAGGTATCCTGGACGAACCAAATTACCTATAGTCCAAATACCTGGCCAAAAACCAGGAATATAAGGGGAGCCTCCTAAGGATGCAGATACCTCGATTCTACCACCCTTAAAGCATAATTTATTCCAGGTGGTAACCATGCCGCTACGGAAATTAAGATCATGATTGTAAAACGCATCCATACGAAGACGAAGTGTTCCGTTTGCCGTAGTGGGCGTATCAGCGTCGTAGTATTCATAATCGGTAGTTGCAGCGTAATGAAGGTCAGTTGCTAACCAAAATTGGTCATCGCCGTCATAAAATGCACGACCAGGGTAATTAAATTCATcagaaaaaacaagatcCAGAGTACCTAAATCCTGAGAATCAAACGTATAAGCACTTTCGGGGGTATCAGGATCTATCAAGCTTCCATAACGTAATAAACGTAAAATCCGAAATTGATGATTTGTAATACCAGTAACACGAGTACTAGCAAGTGAGTTATGGCCCGTGTATGTAAGAATGGGTAATCCAATAAACAGCATACCTGTCCCAGCAGctaaaaagagaagaaacaAGAGTTGCATTAATCCTTCTCCGCCTACGAAATAACTTAACTTTTTAGCATCTTTAGCGGGCAAAGGATAATGGAGAAAATCgtcaatttctttatcttCTCTACTCAAAGAAAAGTCGGATTCACCAGCGGTAGGACCGGCAAAAGCAACAGCCTCCagtttattaatattttcaatatcaTCAACTATGCTATTGTTTTGAGGTGAGGTAGAATACATATCTGATCCTGCGCTATTTCCACCGTTAGGATATCTATTATATGTCTGAGAGCTGGGTCTAATAGAGAATCTATGGGTATAGCCACTAGCTCTTGTTCCGCCGACACCGGCTGCCAAGGCTGCACTGCTAAATGTAGCGTTGGAGGCATTGTTGTACAACAGACGAGTAGAGGAATCGGTGGGATTTGTGAAAGAAGAAGTACTGGTGTCTCTCGAAGCGTACATAGAACCAATCTCATTCACGTTACCATCCGAAGGGGTTTTGCGATTTAAATCGCCACGTACATTATACATGATAAATCCAACGAAACCAGTTAAATCCCaagaaagaagaacaaaaatgaatgaaaagaaagcttAGTTAAAGAAGATTTCGCGCTTAGACACGTAACCACAAAAAGTCTTCGCTGAGTTGTGACAGCAAATAGTCTTCAAAATACTTCCAgcaagtaaaaaaaaaaaaaaaacgttaaacaaaaaacaaaaagaatctaaaggaaaaagatgATGAGCCTCAATCTCGAGAACGAAAGCTAATTCACttgaaaattttcctttttcttgtaAAGTGCTCGAAAGCACTTTTCGCGTAAACGCAcaaagtatttaaaaaataaatacaaaagaatgaataCTTGTAGCGATTTTGGAACGCTGGTGTACCTCACCAAGGTGGAAATACGGAAAGGTAGTATATAGGACTAGGCAAACTCCAAATGGTTGTTTGCGGACAATAGCGAGGCAAAGTCGGCGGAAGTTTAAAAAGACTTGAATGAAAGAACAACTAGGTATTCTTTTTACAGATTAATAAAAGGAACAGGATTTTAAAATGGATAGTTAACCTTCCAagtgttgaaaaaaaaattaaaaacaaaagccAAATTAATGACTTAAAAGTCCAAgtaacttttttgaaataaagtTTGGTCAGTTCATAAAACaagtattttctttttttttttttttttttgagaaaaaagaggatttgtttacagaaaaaaacaGGAAAGCAGAAAGACAGCGGTTTGAATAGCACAAGCTGAACTAGCTTATTTATAACGaaattttaagtaaatACTGGAGACAAAGGTTAGTTATCCTCCCCCAATAAGATAACTGAGAAAAAGTCGATTAAGATAAAATTATGGAGAgagaaatcaaaagaaagaagaaaggcctaaaataataagaaGATTGTATAATGACTATGGATTActactttaaaatatatctCTTAATATCACAGTATATAAACACTCTTGACTATTAGTGTGGAAATTGATGATGGATTGCAAAGAAAAGATGAGCGGATAGTTtctagaaaaaattttggaattcaAAAGACGAAGCAGTGATGTAAATAGCTTTTTTGCAGAGTTTCTTATgttgaaattgaataattACATAGAAACTTGAAGGTTCAAGGTTCATAAAAACGGAGAAAATGGGATATAATAGCAAATAAAAGAGAGAAACAGATAttatgtttgttttttagaAAGAATCTCAACAAATTACAGATATTTTGATTGTATTGGAATactaaacaaaaaaatatgtaagTAAATAGTCAAGTGAGCAAAGTAGAACAATGCTGGCCACGCGTTAAAGGGGGAAAGGTGGTTAGCGAAGAATGGAATGTTTTCAACTCATTATTGCCATTCTACGAATATAAAAACACctaaattgtaaaaaaaaataaaaaaaataaagcaagCAAGTTTAAGTGATAAAGGAGGAAGCTAATTAGTTATGAAATTGAGAATAATTTTTGGTCTTATTCagaattaataataattcgTCTGTTCCTAAGTGAATATAGAAAGCAGACTCCAAACGTGCGTATCCAAGCGCATTctattacttttattttagtaggtaaatgataaaaagtTCAATTTGAGGCCGCTTTTGATGCATCAACATTTTGCGACAATTTTACTTAGGAATTGGCTACCGTTAACGGCACTCAGAATTGTTTGAGGATGAGGCTCTGATGGTAAACAATAGATGGCGGTGCTCAAAAGATGGTATGAAGAGGTAATTTGTAGCGCGTTTGAGAAAGAGAAGGAAAAGTATTTCTGTTTTACAACATCTATGAAAGAGCATCCTGTTATGTTGGCCACATTGAAAATGTCAACCTATTTGAGGTCCAAATTAAACCCTTTTCAacatttgtaaatatttcatGGGTTTGAGATTTTCATTTAGTACAATATTACTATACACTTGTCAGAGATATCTTTTACACCATATGTGTATTTGCATCGAGCACTCAATATCCAGCGGATCGCATACATCATTCTTTTGGCAGAACAATAActcaaatttaaaggatttCTTTGGCATATTCATGTATATGTTGATAAATATTGGCTTTATGTCTTTGTtttcataataataaatgcgttaatgaagaattttttaatataataattatttacttaaaaaaaaattagatattaaatataatctTATAAAGCACTTTTATAATGAGCTTTTGCTACGTACACCTGGCTACCTCTTGTACCTTCGTTCACTTCGTCGTTACCTGTAGGTTCTTGAAAGGATCAGTGCTACTATTTACTACGTTTACTCTATCTGCCATCTAAGAAAGAGCAATTGTGTGctgaataaaatatattttacttGTTATACATTTATAACCATTTTGGTTAATGACTACTTTGAATACCAACGATAAAGACCTCCcgattgttaaaaaatatgattcATTGAATGGAACGTATGTTACATTGTAACTGATTGACGATTGCTGATCTATATGCAGTTGggactttttaaaaacaggTGTGTCCCAAATATTTGAAAGGCTAGATGAAGGAATGACTATCACTAAGTATATGGAGCTTTATACGTAAGTTAGTCCAATATTTTGAGATCTGAATACTAGTATATTAGTTATCAGATATTTCATGGCACCTATATTTATATACTTAcatactttatttttagagCAATCCATAACTACTGTGCTGATGCGTCCAAAACTATAACGGTGGACAATTTCAACGATCAAAGTACGtaaaaaatagataaaaatttatattttgacTCAGAATTTgtcaaaaagaagaactacatatattttcttatgATTATTTTCACTGGATTCTAACTGTATGTGCTAGCTGCAAACGTTTTAGGCGAAGCCCTTTACAATAATTTGGTTCTATATCTGGAAGAGTATTTGGCCCGTCTGCGAAAGGTGAGTTTAAATATcggttttttatttataattctACGACAAAGATTTCATTGCACCTCGAGTGTTCAGcagttttctttaatttctaaaCATTTTCTCTGGACATTTTAAAGAGTGCTAGCATAAGCATCTGGTCTTTTATTATGATTAAGGAATAAATTGCATTATGTGGTAATTTTTCTCGTGCTAATTGGCGCTTTAGGAATGCATTTCGCAAACGAATCATGAAGAGCAACTCGCTGCGTATGCCAAGTATTGGACGCGATTTACAACATCTGCCCGTTTTATCAACCATCTTTTTGGATATTTAAATAGATATTGGGTTAAACTGAAGAACAGATTTACTGAGACACTCGTGTACGACATTTACACACTTTGTCTTGTGTCATGGCATCATCACGTTTTTTCCCACATTCGCGATAGCctacttcaaaatttgttatACATGTtcaccaaaaaaagattatatGAACCTACTGATATGAAATATGTGGAAGTTTGTGTGGATTCTATCACTTCATTGAGCTTTGATAAAACCGATATGACAAAGCCTAACTTGAGCTCatacaaaacttttttcgAAACAAactttattgaaaatacaaaaaacttttatgcAAAGGAGTCTTCCGAATACTTGGCTTCCCATTCTATTACGgattacttaaaaaaggcAGAAATAAGACTAGCAGAGGAGGAAGAGCTTGTGAGATTATATTTGCATGAATCCACATTGAAGCCGCTTTTAGAAGCGACTGAAGATGTACTAATTGCACAACATGAAGAAGTTTTGCACAACGACTTTGCACGCATGCTCGACCAAAACTGCAGTGAGGATATCATTCGCATGTACCGATTGATGTCTCGAACACCTAATGGGTTGCAGCCTTTACGCCAGACATTTGAGGAGTTTGTCAAGAGATCAGGCTTTGCTGCGGTTGCCAAAATTGTTCCCCAGGTCGGTGGAGAAGCCGATGTGGATCCTAAAGAGTATATGGAAATGTTACTTTCCACGTATAAAGCTTCCAAAGAACTTGTTAACACCGCATTTCATGGGGATACTGATTTTACAAAGTCATTGGATACAGCCTTTAGAGAACTTGTCAATCGAAATGTTGTTTGCCAGCGCTCTTCCTCTCGCTCCCCAGAGTTGCTTGCTAAATACGC
This portion of the Schizosaccharomyces pombe strain 972h- genome assembly, chromosome: I genome encodes:
- the ssr1 gene encoding SWI/SNF and RSC complex subunit Ssr1, which translates into the protein MSNVTENKHDLHENGVPDSAQPMELDVSKKEDTEPEVRDEAKEFLLSQLPQVEVPEWAQWFDFSKVHEIEKKQNPEFFDGKNTSKTPEVYKEYRDFMISTFRLNSKVYLTFTACRRNLAGDVCAVLRVHRFLEQWGLINYNVNPDTRPSKIGPPSTSHFQILADTPRGLVPLLPPPSSSIPRSKAVTIEDPSIVRTNIYDPSLDDVLKGKGSTPNQKPSLSNLHENNIDQSDSPQHCYCCGNKFNESYYQSQTAQKYNVCISCYQQNRFPSPTTIADYKEVAIQNKIEDDDTWTAQELVLLSEGVEMYSDDWAKVASHVNTKSVEECILKFLNLPSSDKALFKMDKVHTNPVVDSLQGKNPILSVVSFLAKMVPPSSFTQKSSAKEEESDKVKGESVYPKPESESYDVEMNGKSLEDSDSLSELYLTNEEKKMASIIKDSVNVQIKLIESKLSHFDYLDQHIRLKSQELDAFAQATYREKLYMKRECQNARKKIEQQLQSKDTAANGLPVQSSAETSVIPASSMSPS
- the ghs2 gene encoding glucosidase, whose protein sequence is MYNVRGDLNRKTPSDGNVNEIGSMYASRDTSTSSFTNPTDSSTRLLYNNASNATFSSAALAAGVGGTRASGYTHRFSIRPSSQTYNRYPNGGNSAGSDMYSTSPQNNSIVDDIENINKLEAVAFAGPTAGESDFSLSREDKEIDDFLHYPLPAKDAKKLSYFVGGEGLMQLLFLLFLAAGTGMLFIGLPILTYTGHNSLASTRVTGITNHQFRILRLLRYGSLIDPDTPESAYTFDSQDLGTLDLVFSDEFNYPGRAFYDGDDQFWLATDLHYAATTDYEYYDADTPTTANGTLRLRMDAFYNHDLNFRSGMVTTWNKLCFKGGRIEVSASLGGSPYIPGFWPGIWTIGNLVRPGYLATSDGVWPYSYNSCDAGITPNQSDPSGISYLGGQRLNQCVCKGEDHPNVGTGRGGPEIDALEGTFGSGIPYNGSIYLETMPVVSQSAQYAPFDLYMYPNYDFVTIYNQSVSAMNGWAGGVYQQALSCASQLNNSWLSGNAYQKYGFDYKPGSGPDALISWFVGDEYTWTMRQPAVGQNGNIASRPVSEEPMIVVLNFGISPTWIYFYWYELTFPQTMYVDYVRIYQDSSDSSSVLGCDPEGFPTTEYIANHPKAYLNYNATSWSEAGYVRPKNSLMDGC
- the cul1 gene encoding cullin 1, which translates into the protein MTTLNTNDKDLPIVKKYDSLNGTWDFLKTGVSQIFERLDEGMTITKYMELYTAIHNYCADASKTITVDNFNDQTANVLGEALYNNLVLYLEEYLARLRKECISQTNHEEQLAAYAKYWTRFTTSARFINHLFGYLNRYWVKLKNRFTETLVYDIYTLCLVSWHHHVFSHIRDSLLQNLLYMFTKKRLYEPTDMKYVEVCVDSITSLSFDKTDMTKPNLSSYKTFFETNFIENTKNFYAKESSEYLASHSITDYLKKAEIRLAEEEELVRLYLHESTLKPLLEATEDVLIAQHEEVLHNDFARMLDQNCSEDIIRMYRLMSRTPNGLQPLRQTFEEFVKRSGFAAVAKIVPQVGGEADVDPKEYMEMLLSTYKASKELVNTAFHGDTDFTKSLDTAFRELVNRNVVCQRSSSRSPELLAKYADSILRKSNKNVDIDDVEDCLSSIIIIFRYVEDKDVFQNFYTKLLAKRLVNGTSNSQDAESSMLSKLKEVCGFEYTSKLQRMFQDISLSQEITEAFWQLPQSRAGNIDFSALVLGTSFWPLSPNNVNFHLPEELVPLYEGFQNYYYSCHNGRKLSWLFHLSKGEIKARINPQTNVTYVFQVSTYQMGVLLLYNHRDSYTYEELAKITGLSTDFLTGILNIFLKAKVLLLGDNDKLGDPNSTYKINENFRMKKIRVQLNLPIRSEQKQESLETHKTIEEDRKLLLQSAIVRIMKARRTLKHVVLVKETIDQIKSRFTPKVSDIKQCIDMLIEKEYLERQGRDEYIYLA